The stretch of DNA CCTGAGCCCTGCTTCTGTTGTTGTGAGGTTCACTGTTGTTCTTTAACACATGGATGTAGAGCTATGCAAATGTTCAGCATAATGTGTTTACCTTTATTCCTCTTATCTCCCTTTCTGTGTTCACTGAGAAACTGACAGTTATACAGTGtgaattttcctttaaatgtatAAACCAGTAACGCTTCAGAAGGTCTGAGGAGTTAATTCTTAAAGTAGTTCCAGTGTAATAAATATTGCACACCCATTTACATATGGGTTCGGCTTCAAGTACTGTTGCTCttctaactttaaaatatttcaattcagTGGCGTGCTGAATGTCCATCCCAGCTGTCTCCCACGATGGCGTGGTCCTGCACCAATAGTCCACACAGTGCTTCATGGTGATAAAGTGACTGGGGTGACAATTATGGAAATAAGACCAAAGAGGTAGGTTAGGTGTTCTTCCCAAAACCGCTCACTGCTTCTGTTGCCTCTCAGGACTTTAAATCATCACCACTAAAGTCCTCATTTAAATCATTCCATGTAATTGCAGTTTcttttaatgtgtgtgtgtgtttagtaCTAAAATTTGAAACACTTAAAAGCTTTCATCTGACCGTATGAGACTTGCCACGAATACAGTATTTTCGTGAGTGTGTAATTTGCAGTCTAGACTCTAGGCCGATTCTCTAATTCTTAGCATTATTACAGGGACCAGACAGAGAACCAACAGTCACGCAGCTAGATGGATAGGCTTAGTATGACGTAACAGAAAAGATCTGGTTTTCAGACTTCAGAGTTGCCTGTAACCTCCTGTAAGTAAAACAGAGGACAAGCAATTGCCTGTCTAGGGATGAGAGAGTAATTATATGTTTTTAGTTTCAGCACAAACTCTGGCTTAAAAGGCTTGTGAAAACACATTATCAtagttatcttttctttcttagatGCTTTTCTGATAATAGATATCAGGAAAGTGCAAAACAAATTTCTTCCGAATACTTCAGTTTGTTTCTTCTGAGATCTTATGCTTCTGAACTGTAAATTGTGCATTCATATAAGTCTCAGCTTGCTGAGGTGAATCTTGCTTGCCAAGATATATCTGATattcttttccctatttttgtCTTGTGAACCAAGCATGATTTGATAATgtgtgaaaaataaagtttttgatGAAAAGAAAGAGTAATTAGTAACTGAATTAATGTAGACTTTTGAACTGGCAATTGAGTTATAGCTTCTCCTCCAGTAAGcttgtatgttttctgccttACAGGTTTGACGTTGGTCCAATTATTAAGCAAGAAGAGTGTGCTGTTCCTCCCTGCTGTACAGCAAAGGAGCTGGAAGTGGTGTTATCAAAGATGGGTGCAAACATGGTAAAGTCATGCAAGCTGGTGTCGCTTTTGATTAGTACTTTGCTTTTAACATGTAAACAGAATTCTTTTTAATCTTGTTCTGAGTTGACTGGAACTGTTAAGAGGAGAGTGATCTGAAACTTGGTGTTTGTGAGCACTTTGCCTTGCTGAGAGGAAAGCTGAGTGATGAGCTGTCAGTGTTGGTCCTGTGTGTTGCCATTGTGCTTCTATTCAGTGAAGAGCTCGAGTGCTTTCTATGGAAACAGtgcactttcttctttcattgGAGTGAATATCTGCTTTTTTGTATTAATTATCAGCTTTCATCCTGTTCTAGCATTAATATCAGGGAGCAGATCATCCAtaaaagcatacttttttttttttttaaattgcaattcaATGGGAAGGATGCCTTTAGTGTGTTTGTGTGTAGGATACAGGACTTTTGAATATACTGACCCAATTTTCTAAAAGCTCACAAAGTTACACTGATGAAAAATTAAGTGCTGTATTTGTATGTCTTGGATTTAATGTTAATAAATATACTCAGCTTTCCTAATATTCtgtacaaaatttaattttgcagctgatagcagttttgaaaaacttgcctgaaagtttaaaaaataaaaaagagcaaccACAAGAAGGAGTAACATTTGGTAAGTAAACATCATATTTAGTGcaactttgtaatttttttcttttaccagctGGAGAGCTAAGTTTCTTCCTACTGTGCTaggtttattatattttttttgtataccTTTCTCAATATAGGCCCTTCACTGCCTCTTCTGGCTTAAAAAAACAGTcatacagaggggaaaaatgcttcaGAATTCTTCTCCTTACTGcgttaatgtttttttccagttgctcGTACAATATCAAAATCACTAGTGATTTCACAAACTCTGAGTGAGTTTGTTATTCTTCATGGTCGTAACGCAGACAAAAGTGTTACAGCTGTGTTTGTAAATGTATGTTATCAGTTTGCAGTGCAATGGGTAAATAAGAGGACAACTGAGACTAAAGTATAAATAATCCAAATTGAGGTTTTTACAAAATTTTTTCTCCAGTTGTTGTCTAAGGTGCCTGTGGCTAGATGGTGAACCTGGCATTGGTCAGGATAAAATTTGGTTTAAAATAGGATAAAATAATACAGCTATTTGCTTGcaaaaagatgcaaaacaaaatattaagtcgttttatttatttttgttcccctAGCTCCTAAAATATCTATAGCTAAGAGTTGTGTAAAATGGGAAGAGCAAACAGCTGCACAAATAATTCAACTGCATCGAGCAATAGGAAGTATGGTAAGACAGTggcgtgggtttttttaacccttttctgTCTCTAGCATGTCTGAGTTTGGTGCAGATATTTTAATTAATGACTAAAACTCAAGTTTAGTTATTTTAACCTCTGAAACCTAGCATGCGTTTTAAAATCCCAGCATAGTTTAGCATTAGAGGGGGGATTAGTGTGGAGGAGAGTTTTCGTGAACTCAATCCCAAGTGTGAAATCAGCTCAGTAGTTTTGTATCATTTCCTTAGCTCTGAGATCTCCACTGATGCATTTGAGAGGGTTTCAGAACTCTATAATCACATCTTTGCATGACAGCAAACAgtgcaaacagctgcagcaagCAGCTGTTGTAGCGAGTTGTTTAACTCATTCCTGCATATGCTAATGGTTTGCTTGTCAATGAAatgaggaagaacaaaaaaaaaaacaaaacaacctagaCAGTTGCCTGGAAATTGTGAAAAAATTCTCAATGTGTCATCTGTTTCCAGTTTCCTTTGCAGACGCTCTGGAAGGGTACTACTGTTAAACTTCTGGATTTTGTGGAAGTGGATAATATCCCTGGTTTTGCTGGTATTTACTTTAATATTAACCTTTTAAGTTAAATTATCCtgttttttcaaacatttatttggAGATAGTACACAATCGTACTAAACTATAGCTTTAAGTACTACTTTCTGAAACTCAGTAGAATGAAGTCAGTCTCATATATGCTCAGAATGCAGTAGGTTTCTGTGCCCGAAGTTGAGCATTAAATGGGTTTTAAGGACATTCCTGCTTTCTGATGATGTTGAGTGAGCGGTAGGTATAGTCCTGTGAATCCTGAGATTGGAGGAGTTTAATCCTGTAGTTGAGAGATCATCTTCTAATGCCATTGTCTGGGGATCTCTCACGAGGAAAGCTGTCCCTGCGTACTATCGCTTAAACCATTTTCTGTAGTAGTCTGTGAGTCTGAGCACCTTGTGGGCTGAGTGCTGTGCCAAAGCGTGCACGGCTTAACGACTGTTTACGGATCAGGTAGGGAGCAGTGCCGGAGAGTGACTGTGCTGATTCTCCCCTGCTCATTTGGGTATTATAAAACAcagaatacaataaaatatttttaagcaaaatagtGACTCAAGATGATTATCATGCTTCAAAGACACATaagtgttttaaacatttttgcacTTTTTGGCATAAAAATACAAGACAATATTGCTTTGCTTTTAGATCAGATATTAAATGATTGTGGGGCTGTTCCTGGTTCACTACTATACCATAAAATGTCCCAAACGCTGATAGCTCGTTGCAAGGTAGGTTTTTTCCGTTTGTTTTATAAGGTTTTATTATTTGTGTGTTACATAACTTTTGTCTTATTTGTCCGTTGTTATTCACTGAACTAGTTTAGATTACCATCAGTCGTTTTATTTGATACCTTGAAGAACTTTTAGTTTCCACTAACAGGCTTTTCACTTGCAAGCGAGAGTTTGACTTGTAATGTAAGCATGATGacattaaataaaacatattCTGTAAGCCAGCCTTAGTAAGAgctaaagataattttaaaacatggaagAAGCTTACTGCcgtttttttgtttctatttttaggaAGGCTGGGTTGGAATCAAAACAGTTGTATTAAAGAAGAAGCTTACAGCAGTTGACTTCTACAATGGATATATGCACTCTTGGTTCCAACGGGACTCAAGAACAGTTCATCGGGAATGCAGATTTCAAACGCTGAAACTTAGCACAGCAAAAAAGACTATGAAAGAGAGGGAAATATTGACACAGGATGTAAAACAATAGAcgtattttaaaatgtggaagAAGATGTCTGTAAGTTAatagtaatataaaatatttcaatgccCACCCATAACATTCAGCTTAGTCAAGGGGTTTCCTCCCAGAGTGTTTGATCTTACGTCTGCATGTTTTCATCATGGGTTCCTGTGATACTCATTTCTCTTTCCCCATCGAGTAAAAGAATCTCTGTGAATGCTGAAGATAGTGAATAAATCCCTGTTTCTGCTGTTgagtaataaatttatttttatacaatgttttcagtttctttttgagGACTTTTGCTATAATTGTCTTCAGGCATAAGTTCTGCACAGTTACTTTAAGATGGAAATATTAAAATCCTGTGCTTCTCTGTAATTCAGAGTTTAGTATTCCCGGAGACTCTTAGATCATCTAGTTTGATTTTCTTGTGGACCCTTAAACTACCTTTGTATCCCCACAGTGAGATGAGTAACTTAAGCCTTAGCTGGGAACATCTAGAGAATCTTTTCCTGTTGTGATAGTTTTCTTAGTCAACTACACTTAGCACGGAACATCCCTTATTTCTCGCGGGGAATTTGATGCCACATCTCTCTCTAATACTGTACCTGGAGCTGTTTGCAGTTGGTCGTGTGCCTTTGTCGGTGGGGTTTTCTGAGCAGTCCGCTGTTCCATCTCATCAACCTGTGCAGTCATTGCTAACTTCTTAATTACCTGTGTCCTcctgcttattttctttgtgtaGTCTCAGTCTACAGCTGTCTGCTTCCAGTGTGCTGGAATTCAGTTTCAATAAATCTTCGCTTTAGGAAGGGAATAAACAGAATATGCCTAATCTATCCTAATCTGAGATCTCTTCAGCCAGTGCTTTTAGGACCATCATGTTGTTTATTCGGGCCTGTTGACtctgaaaatgctgtaaataGTAGGTACTCTTTGCTATCATCCATGAGTGACATGTTTTAGTCACCTGCATGTAGTGTGAGCACactattttgtttagttttaaatttggaaaagaaaaatttagtcTGTATATTTGCTTTACAGTACAAGTGACTTGTTTTAGTCTCATGGATTCTGTTTCTAATCTATAAATTTGTCAATTATGTTGTTCAGTGTCGTTGATGTCTTTAGCTTTTCTGATCAATTTCTTACCTTTCCTATTTAATCAGATTGATTGctgtctcttccttctcctttttgttttcatatcCTAGAATATATCCCACTTAATATTTCTGTGCCATCCATCCAGAAAATATATGTTCTACTGTCCTACTTTTTCTCTGATGAGAGAGGTTTTTACCTGATGAGGAGTTGTTAATCTAATCCAAGCTTTTCCTTAATGGCATGTGTAAGACAGAGCATTTCATGTGAAGGACCCCAGAACCAATGACTCTTCTACTTTCTTGTCTTAGAAGTGATGTAGCACTGTGAggacaacagcaaaacaaagactGTCCGCATCTTAGGAGCTGCCCTAGTGTTACTCACTcgatttatttctgctttttctaaatactcctgaaggaaaaggagagccACTGCAGCTATTCAGGCTTGGGGAAGCACTATTCTGTTAGCTTCATATTTACAGCATTATCCCTGAAATTTTGGAagcctccaaagaaaaaaaagaattgcaggaGTTCTGTAGGCTTGGTGTTACAATGGTTCTGTTTTCCTTGTGCTCACCGATAAATGCCAGCACATCCTCTTCCACACGTCCTTTGGGCTCTTCAGACTTTTCAGTGCGCTTCAGGGCACGGTCTAGCggcagaggttgtaggttgtttgttggactcgatgatctcgaaggtcctttccaaccatgaaggctctatgattctatgtcttttCAAGCAGCTGTATCTGGAACTTAAAGCTCAAGTCAGGTGTTGAgcctctggcaggggggttggactagatgatctccagaggtcccttccaaccctacgattctgtgaatTCTTGGGACTTCTATCAAGGTGGCAGGAGCTTGATGTGCCTGAGCGTGACTCAGTgaatggaagaaagcaaaaaaaaatctagaaaaacgTGTTACATAAtatgaattaaaatgtttctgaagaagCATCTGTTAAAGCAGATGCTGCGGTACTTTTCTTTAATTGCCATTGGTCCATCAATTAATCCGCCTCTGGCAGGTTTTCCAGAACATATGGTTCTCCAAGAAATCCGAACCTGTGACTCAGAGTCAAAAGCTGGAAACAACAGCAAGGTGGAAGTCAGGCTCCCATGGAGAATTCTTATCTTTGACCGCAGACTCAAGGGTGCAATTTGTGCTGCAGAAATTATAAACCTGGCAAGTTTGTTTCTTAGCAAATGTTGTATTTTAGTGCTTTGCTCCCTCCTACCTACTGCTTGCAAGTAAAGGTTGCGAAGTCGCTTTGCTTTTACTCTTGTTCGGATCAGTCTCTGAAAGGTCAGTTACCCCCTTATGCCAAGAGAAGGGAtggtgggtgggtttggggggtttcTGGGGTTTGTTACATCACCGGTCTCAGCTGTACGGCTGCTTGCCTTGTGTTTTCCCAGCTGGAGCTTCTGGGAATCAGTTACTTTTAAAGAACAATCATAGGCATCATTGGAATTCAAATATGCAGTGTTTGCTGAGGGTAAGGACACTTTCTCTAAAGTGTTTTCTCCATAGACTGTGAGGTTTTTTGACACCAATCGGCTGTATGGTAGGAGGCTGGCCTCAGGAAGGATTGTGTTGGAAATTGAATTAGCAGAGAAAtgagtatacaaaaaaaaaaaaccacccccaccaCAATTTATACATCATTTTAAGCACAAATTATAAAGAATTTTGGGCTTATGAGAAGAGTTTTAGTTACCTGTTAGCATGGGTGGACCCAACTTTTTGATGTACCAGGTGCCAGGCACTGGAAAATGAGTTGTGGTTCATTATGACGTGAGGAAAATGAACGGTGAGACGTGACTCCCACAGAAAGAATACAGCATCAAAAGTTCAGGCGATTAAGGGTTAAAAGTTTTTAGATGACCAAACCGTTAAATCAACTGCTTTGGTCCTAGGAATGACTTTTGAGGAAAATTCCTTGGAAGTTCTTTaattcctttggggttttttttgcatctgcTCTGGCATGATAAAGCTGACGGCAAAAGAGAACTATGTTTCTGTCCTTTGCGTCTCTAAATGACACGGAGCAGAGCAACGTTATTGCCGGTTGGAATATCAACTTCCAGCCAGCAGTGTCTGTGTTAGATGTTAGCATGGGAGAGGACCCGGAGGGCGATTTGTACATCTCTCGCTGACAGTTTTAGATTGCGCCTCGTGTGAGATCTATTGCTGTTGGTCTTTGCTGGCGGGTGGTAATTTCAGATCTAACTAAAGCACAAAGCAACAGCGAAGAGGTTCCCCGCGTCTTCGGGGGAGTTGGAGGTGGTGTGCGCTCAGAAACCCTGTAGATGGTGCTCGCTGCACCTCTTTTGCGGGAAAACCAAGGTCAGCTGGACAGAAGAGCCTGAAAATCTGGTACAGAATGTCTTCAGTTAGTTGTTTAACACCAAATAATGTCTAAGCCATATTGGTAGCCAGGACAGCTATGCTTGTAACTTAATCTTTTGATCTGTGCGGAGTTTGCTTTAAGGCTTCTCAGAATTGCTTTCTATGCAAGAGGTTATCGAAGATTATACAGTTCTTTGTTGCTTAATAGTTAATGTCCTAGCACTGAATAGGCACAGCTTCACCCCAGTTGTTTTGTGGAGGAAAAGAGGGtaagtaatttatttgttttatggaGGAAATCTTCAGCACGCTATTTTTGACATGGTAGAGGAGCTTTAAAGGGAATTGGTGTTCCCCAGGCAGCTGTTAGCCAAAATGTCTCTTTGGAAACGTTGCTTTCACCTAGCTCTGTAGGGATTTAACTCGGTGGGTAATGAAAATCTGATTGTTTTTGcagaacagacaaaacaaaaacggGGCATTCACTGATGAGGTGTGGAATAGCATGTCAGGGTTGACTCTGGAACACAGACGCGGTGATTCAATCCCCAGTACCACTGCTGAGGTCGAGTACAGCCACCCTAGCAATTGGAAAGCGCTACTAGCAAAATAAAACAGCCGTCCTCCTCTCAGCCGAGAGAGGAAAAGTAGCAGAGGTATTCATAGACCCAGCATCCGCTACAGCTCAGTTTAAGATCACTGAAGCCAAATTACTGGTAGAACTGCAAAACGTTTGGGCACCAGAAGGGCTCTGGTGTTGGATAGGGATGATTTCATCTTGGGTTTCAAATAAATGTTAGCGGGAGTGATGTTTCCTAGGATGCTGGTGACTCGCAGTTACATGCGTCTGTTTCATCATCTGAAACCTTGCTACTCCCCCTGCTTCCTAGGAAACCTCTCCA from Chroicocephalus ridibundus chromosome 9, bChrRid1.1, whole genome shotgun sequence encodes:
- the MTFMT gene encoding methionyl-tRNA formyltransferase, mitochondrial, which encodes MRGRLLRAWREGVKATRGAAGRVGASPPWRVLFFGTDRFAVTALRALEAAREPSEDSLVSRLEVVTLPSRLPGDLPVRSCARELQLPVHEWPHTGPVGQFDVGVVASFGRLLSEDLILQFPYGVLNVHPSCLPRWRGPAPIVHTVLHGDKVTGVTIMEIRPKRFDVGPIIKQEECAVPPCCTAKELEVVLSKMGANMLIAVLKNLPESLKNKKEQPQEGVTFAPKISIAKSCVKWEEQTAAQIIQLHRAIGSMFPLQTLWKGTTVKLLDFVEVDNIPGFADQILNDCGAVPGSLLYHKMSQTLIARCKEGWVGIKTVVLKKKLTAVDFYNGYMHSWFQRDSRTVHRECRFQTLKLSTAKKTMKEREILTQDVKQ